A genomic segment from Chanos chanos chromosome 2, fChaCha1.1, whole genome shotgun sequence encodes:
- the maea gene encoding E3 ubiquitin-protein transferase MAEA isoform X1, whose translation MAVQETAAQLSMALKVQEYPTLKVPYETLNKRFRAAQKNIDRETSHVTMVVAELEKTLSSFPVVDSVVSLLDGVVEKLSALKRKAAESIQAEDESAKLCKRRIEHLKEHSSDQPAGVNLWKKKRMDRMMVEHLLRCGYYNTAVKLARQSGIEDLVNIEMFLTAKEVEESLERQETSTCLAWCHDNKSRLRKMKSCLEFSLRIQEFIELIRQNKRMDAVRHARKHFSQAEGGQLDEVRQVMGMLAFPSDTHISPYKDLLDPARWKMLIQQFRYDNYRLHQLGNNSVFTITLQAGLSAIKTPQCYKEDGTSKNPDCPVCSKSLNKLAQPLPMAHCANSRLVCKISGEVMNENNPPMMLPNGYVYGYNSLLSIRQDDKVVCPRTKEVFNFSQAEKVYIM comes from the exons ATGGCGGTGCAAGAAACAGCTGCTCAACTCTCTATGGCTCTAAAGGTCCAAGAATATCCAACTTTGAAG GTACCCTATGAGACCTTGAATAAACGCTTCCGAGCAGCCCAGAAAAACATAGACCGGGAGACTAGTCACGTTACTATGGTGGTTGCAGAGCTGGAGAAGACACTTAGCAGCTTTCCTGTGGTGGATTCAGTTGTTTCCCTCCTTGATGGGGTGGTTGAAAAGCTTAGTGCCCTCAAGAGAAAG GCCGCGGAGTCCATCCAGGCAGAAGATGAGAGTGCAAAGCTATGCAAGCGTCGCATAGAGCACCTTAAGGAGCACAGCAGCGACCAGCCAGCAGGAGTCAACCTGTGGAAGAAGAAGCGTATGGACCGCATGATGGTGGAGCACCTGCTGCGCTGTGGCTACTATAACACTGCAGTCAAACTGGCTCGACAAAGTGGAATCGAG gATTTGGTAAATATTGAGATGTTCCTTACTGCAAAAGAGGTTGAGGAGTCTCTTGAACGTCAGGAAACATCCACCTGTCTGGCCTGGTGCCATGACAACAAGTCTCGCCTGCGTAAAATGAAA AGCTGTTTGGAATTCAGTTTGAGGATTCAGGAGTTTATTGAACTTATTCGCCAGAACAAACGCATGGATGCTGTACG ACATGCAAGGAAGCACTTCAGCCAGGCAGAGGGAGGCCAGCTGGATGAGGTGCGACAGGTCATGGGAATGCTGGCCTTCCCCTCTGACACTCACATTTCACCTTATAAG GACCTTCTGGATCCAGCTCGTTGGAAAATGCTCATCCAGCAGTTCAGATACGACAACTACAGATTACACCAGCTTGGGAACAACTCAGTATTCACGATCACTCTCCAGGCAGGCCTGTCTGCCATCAAAACTCC GCAGTGTTACAAAGAGGACGGGACCTCCAAAAATCCTGACTGTCCTGTATGCAGTAAGTCACTGAACAAGCTGGCTCAGCCTCTACCCATGGCCCACTGTGCAAACTCGCGCCTGGTGTGCAAAATCTCTGGTGAGGTCATGAATGAAAACAACCCACCCATGATGCTGCCTAATGGCTATGTGTATGGATACAAT TCTCTCTTATCCATACGCCAAGATGACAAGGTAGTGTGTCCCAGAACCAAAGAAGTCTTCAACTTTTCCCAGGCTGAAAAAGTCTACATTATGTGA
- the maea gene encoding E3 ubiquitin-protein transferase MAEA isoform X2 translates to MAVQETAAQLSMALKVQEYPTLKVPYETLNKRFRAAQKNIDRETSHVTMVVAELEKTLSSFPVVDSVVSLLDGVVEKLSALKRKAAESIQAEDESAKLCKRRIEHLKEHSSDQPAGVNLWKKKRMDRMMVEHLLRCGYYNTAVKLARQSGIESCLEFSLRIQEFIELIRQNKRMDAVRHARKHFSQAEGGQLDEVRQVMGMLAFPSDTHISPYKDLLDPARWKMLIQQFRYDNYRLHQLGNNSVFTITLQAGLSAIKTPQCYKEDGTSKNPDCPVCSKSLNKLAQPLPMAHCANSRLVCKISGEVMNENNPPMMLPNGYVYGYNSLLSIRQDDKVVCPRTKEVFNFSQAEKVYIM, encoded by the exons ATGGCGGTGCAAGAAACAGCTGCTCAACTCTCTATGGCTCTAAAGGTCCAAGAATATCCAACTTTGAAG GTACCCTATGAGACCTTGAATAAACGCTTCCGAGCAGCCCAGAAAAACATAGACCGGGAGACTAGTCACGTTACTATGGTGGTTGCAGAGCTGGAGAAGACACTTAGCAGCTTTCCTGTGGTGGATTCAGTTGTTTCCCTCCTTGATGGGGTGGTTGAAAAGCTTAGTGCCCTCAAGAGAAAG GCCGCGGAGTCCATCCAGGCAGAAGATGAGAGTGCAAAGCTATGCAAGCGTCGCATAGAGCACCTTAAGGAGCACAGCAGCGACCAGCCAGCAGGAGTCAACCTGTGGAAGAAGAAGCGTATGGACCGCATGATGGTGGAGCACCTGCTGCGCTGTGGCTACTATAACACTGCAGTCAAACTGGCTCGACAAAGTGGAATCGAG AGCTGTTTGGAATTCAGTTTGAGGATTCAGGAGTTTATTGAACTTATTCGCCAGAACAAACGCATGGATGCTGTACG ACATGCAAGGAAGCACTTCAGCCAGGCAGAGGGAGGCCAGCTGGATGAGGTGCGACAGGTCATGGGAATGCTGGCCTTCCCCTCTGACACTCACATTTCACCTTATAAG GACCTTCTGGATCCAGCTCGTTGGAAAATGCTCATCCAGCAGTTCAGATACGACAACTACAGATTACACCAGCTTGGGAACAACTCAGTATTCACGATCACTCTCCAGGCAGGCCTGTCTGCCATCAAAACTCC GCAGTGTTACAAAGAGGACGGGACCTCCAAAAATCCTGACTGTCCTGTATGCAGTAAGTCACTGAACAAGCTGGCTCAGCCTCTACCCATGGCCCACTGTGCAAACTCGCGCCTGGTGTGCAAAATCTCTGGTGAGGTCATGAATGAAAACAACCCACCCATGATGCTGCCTAATGGCTATGTGTATGGATACAAT TCTCTCTTATCCATACGCCAAGATGACAAGGTAGTGTGTCCCAGAACCAAAGAAGTCTTCAACTTTTCCCAGGCTGAAAAAGTCTACATTATGTGA
- the maea gene encoding E3 ubiquitin-protein transferase MAEA isoform X3, with product MAVQETAAQLSMALKVQEYPTLKVPYETLNKRFRAAQKNIDRETSHVTMVVAELEKTLSSFPVVDSVVSLLDGVVEKLSALKRKDLVNIEMFLTAKEVEESLERQETSTCLAWCHDNKSRLRKMKSCLEFSLRIQEFIELIRQNKRMDAVRHARKHFSQAEGGQLDEVRQVMGMLAFPSDTHISPYKDLLDPARWKMLIQQFRYDNYRLHQLGNNSVFTITLQAGLSAIKTPQCYKEDGTSKNPDCPVCSKSLNKLAQPLPMAHCANSRLVCKISGEVMNENNPPMMLPNGYVYGYNSLLSIRQDDKVVCPRTKEVFNFSQAEKVYIM from the exons ATGGCGGTGCAAGAAACAGCTGCTCAACTCTCTATGGCTCTAAAGGTCCAAGAATATCCAACTTTGAAG GTACCCTATGAGACCTTGAATAAACGCTTCCGAGCAGCCCAGAAAAACATAGACCGGGAGACTAGTCACGTTACTATGGTGGTTGCAGAGCTGGAGAAGACACTTAGCAGCTTTCCTGTGGTGGATTCAGTTGTTTCCCTCCTTGATGGGGTGGTTGAAAAGCTTAGTGCCCTCAAGAGAAAG gATTTGGTAAATATTGAGATGTTCCTTACTGCAAAAGAGGTTGAGGAGTCTCTTGAACGTCAGGAAACATCCACCTGTCTGGCCTGGTGCCATGACAACAAGTCTCGCCTGCGTAAAATGAAA AGCTGTTTGGAATTCAGTTTGAGGATTCAGGAGTTTATTGAACTTATTCGCCAGAACAAACGCATGGATGCTGTACG ACATGCAAGGAAGCACTTCAGCCAGGCAGAGGGAGGCCAGCTGGATGAGGTGCGACAGGTCATGGGAATGCTGGCCTTCCCCTCTGACACTCACATTTCACCTTATAAG GACCTTCTGGATCCAGCTCGTTGGAAAATGCTCATCCAGCAGTTCAGATACGACAACTACAGATTACACCAGCTTGGGAACAACTCAGTATTCACGATCACTCTCCAGGCAGGCCTGTCTGCCATCAAAACTCC GCAGTGTTACAAAGAGGACGGGACCTCCAAAAATCCTGACTGTCCTGTATGCAGTAAGTCACTGAACAAGCTGGCTCAGCCTCTACCCATGGCCCACTGTGCAAACTCGCGCCTGGTGTGCAAAATCTCTGGTGAGGTCATGAATGAAAACAACCCACCCATGATGCTGCCTAATGGCTATGTGTATGGATACAAT TCTCTCTTATCCATACGCCAAGATGACAAGGTAGTGTGTCCCAGAACCAAAGAAGTCTTCAACTTTTCCCAGGCTGAAAAAGTCTACATTATGTGA